GGTGAGGAGCATGGTGCAAGGTTTCACTGGGACATTgctgtcatggagaaatggtatcagggcaactggaatccatcaaagctggctgattattgttgcacAGTTCAATGAGAAGCCtaggacactgagtacaaatgaaaatcaccaaCAAAACATTTTTGGCTTTGTTGAACTCTTGCAGAGCATCAGCACTGtgatgcaattaaatgcattatattcaataaaagttcattccttgtttctctaaattcctgcgtgatacaagtagtctgaaattatatttgtgttcagcttcaagcagtctacaataaacaaaaaaatgctgagaaaacatgtttcaagaaatttgttgtctcacccatttatttattcagaaataAACAAAGTTAATacaaaaaaggaagaaatcacaAATAAAATCAGTTCCAATTCTTTCTAGTTGCAATTCAGCAAATGTGCTCAATTTAACTAAGAAAATACCAGTATATTGCTAATATTTTATACAAATCTAATCAGTAACAAATCATTTTCAGAATTAACCATTTTCGACTATAAATGTGACAAAAATTCAGTTCACCAACCTTTGCCCAACAATCTATTAATGTAACATACTGCCTCAGTTGACAGGTAGTCTAGATTTGATTGCTGAGAGCTCTCAAGTGAGAAATTGTTTAAATTCAAGTGGGATAATAGTTTTCTCACTGACCTGCAAGTTCAAATTAATTGGAGGCACTCATTCAAATTTCACTTGGAAGGTGGGGAAATTAAAGCTTAATCACATCAATCaagaataaaatagaatttttaCTTGTGGGAAGATATCGAAGCAGGGGTCACTGTTTAAAACATAAAGGGTAGCCCATTTTTAGCCAGAGATAAGGCAATCTCAGAAGGTTGAGAATGATCATGTAATTACTGAATTGTAAAAACCCATCTCTTGGCCATCAGAAGAGTGAATCTGCTGTCCTTACTGGTTTGGAAGAATTGCAACCTCAGCTTCACAACAACGTGTGCCCCAACAGCAGCTCTTTAAAACAGCTAAGTGACCTACGTGTAGCTCAATGGCACAGGGTCATAAGTGAAAAAAATAATGAACCACTCACCACATGTTGAAAAGTAAAGAGCTAAAGCATCCAATCTGTTGATTAACATACCTATGCAGTGTGGTAAAAGGTCTACTTTGGGTTTGACTCAACAGCTGCCAAAGTTGTTGGGATTACTCTAAAAAAACCAAACTTTTATCTAAGAATTGAGAGGAGCCATCTAATTTCAAATATATTGATGATTTTGGTTCATGCTCAAAACTTCACATTAGTGTCTAACACTTTGAAGTAACAAGTTTATGTTGCCAGAATAAAGAAACAGATTTAAAAGAACCACCACAATGTTTGAAGTTACTTTGTTATAAAACCCAAGGTAGCCATTTCGTTAATCCATTCCTTCCTATAATCCTACATTCTAATTCTCTCTCGTGCCCATCGACTCTCTGTTTGATCCTTTTGCTGTTTAATTGCACTAGAGATAATTTACAGAATCTAACTAACCCATCAGcattgtctttgggatgtggaaggaaacccaatGGAAACCCAATGTACTCTGGCCAAATGTCACCTCTTTGAGTGGAATTCACAAGATCCTGAAGGGATAAGGGTGAACATAGAGAGAATTTTCACTACGAGAACCTAAAACAGGGGTCATTGAGTATaaaaagaacccatttaagaCTGACAGGAAGCAACATTTATCCCTGCTCAGATGGTCAACAGCCTTTGTAAATCTTCCTCACAGAGAATACAGTCTTTAGATATTTTGAAGGCATTGTGTGATGCTTGATAATCAAGAAGTGAATGGTTCCCATGGGTAAAAAGGAATGCAAACTTGAGGTGAAATCAGGTCGGCCATGGTTTTATTAAATGACAGTGTAGGCTTGAGAGGCTGACTGATCTAATCATGCTGCTAATGCgtacagtgttacgtaccccgtaactgggttgccaaaccagcagaaatggatcactcagttggagtctggagtactagaactaagaaagttttattaaagaaacaagcaacacagtaaccgaaaggataataaatgcaacaattcaacaatgataaccacacatgtgcacagaattaagataacagcatcaatcaagctctatcgttgtctaggggtaaatgaccaatttcaaaatgactcaaagttcagttcgcagtaatcgttgccatggcgatggacaaggtgggggaagagagacagagagaacaactcatcattcagcacagcttcactcacagaccagcgagattgctcacgagcaacttttgggcgggtccttggtgatgtcacctgaggtcaccgactgtgacccctcctccagatgcggtcgatcctctgcagggaacccggcacccaggcaagggcggacacacagcgggttcccgctgatcgtacctttccaccctgtgcgttgtccggtacttctcaccactcgtgagaggcgcaccgcttccagggtctcgttacctcgggtggcgtgtgtcctgtcttagcgaacctgtccctttttatccccctgctggggtatcgcctgtccatcacttcaaacagttcagggttcaaagaggggagccgctccagacagctctctctcccccgtcccttcattacacatctccagacgctgctccattgttccttatctctccttcccctgagggcaggtggcagaccaactgctgatgccactgatgctagcccaggccagcaaacatcttaattttatgtgtattctcgtaacaacagttacataaaatgctggaggaactcaacaagccaggcagcatctatggaaaaaggtcctgccaaagggtttcggcccaaaacttcagctgtactttttttctatagatgctgcctggcctgctgagttcctccagcattttgtgtgtgtttctcggatttccagcatctgcagattttctcttgtttgtgtgtgCAGTTACATATTCGTATGTACATCCTCCATATATGTTAGTACACACTCAATATAGTGCAGCCCTATCCTAACTCACACTATCCCAAAGGACTATCAGGATAATTCAAAATTAATCATTGCATGATTGTCTATGCGTGTCCAATCTCTCACTTCAAGTGCTTTGAAGCTCAATTCAGTTTGCAACCTAATCTACTAACCAGGCACCGGAAAGTATTAGACTTGATGTGCCATTTTGAACCGATGGCTTTGCTTCCAACGCTCTCTGGTACGACGTCCTTGATTTTCCACAATTTCATGTAAAAGGTTAGCGTATCCATAGTCACTGCCCCAAGGATTATCTTTGGTTGATGAGCCTGCATCAGCCACCGTCTCATTGTCTGGTGTGGCTGGAGCACATACTGAGCCTGGAAGGATTACAACCTCACAGCTGAGCTGGCCTCGCCTCACACTTTCAGTTGTTGATATGCCCCCCCTTCTCAATGAAGTAGGGCTGCCAACTCCAGAGGAGTACTTCAGAATATTCTCATCATTCCTCAGGCTTGATTCCTTACTTCTGCCACCCAAAACTCTTGTTTCAATCTGTGCAATATTTCCTTGGCTTTCATTTTTCTCAGGCATCTCACTTCCCTTGCCATGTTGCTTTACACTGTTCATTAAACGTCTTGAATCATATATCTCACCAGCATCACCTTTAATTAATTTGTCTCCTTTCAGTGAACTTGTCACTACAGCCTGTTTACCACTCACCACGGAGGTAGTGAGAGCCAGGTTCTCATCAGGATTCACAGTATTGCCTGTAGTCATTTTGGATAACGGTATGATCATTCCTACAGGTTTGCCATTTCCCTTCTTTTCCCTCTGGGTTAAATCAGGCCCTCCCTGGTTCTGGAAGGGTGACATGGACAATGATTTTGAACCACTCACTGTTCCGTAATCAAGGACTCCTGCTGTCTGATTTTCAAGGGATGAATCGTCGTCACATGTTGCCTTTTCCTGCTTACTTGTGCCACGTTCATTTTTTATACGCTCCGAGTTCTCAGTGAACAACTGAGATGTTGCTGCACGAATGTCTGAGATCTCTTGATCACGCCATGGTAATTCCGGCAGATCCTTGGGAGGAATTTCATTTGCCAGTTGAACCCCCGCTATTTGCGATGATTTGTGTATCTTGTTCACTTCCACTCCTGTCAATGAATTGACTGCTTGCATTTCAAAATTAGATTTTCCAGTAGGATCCTCCATTTGAAGGCCATTCTCCTGTTTATTATCTGTTTGCCTTTCTGGTACTGTCTGCTTCTTTTCCTGTTTCCTTTTCAATAGTGGAATAACTAACAGAAGGAGAATGAAAAGCAGCCCTGGAAAGAAGAACATTGAGGCAAAGTGAGAATACATGAGTTTTAAAAGGCCCTTCTAACACACTCAAGAGAAAAGGGAACCACAGTATGCAAAAATGAAAATTTTCAAAGAATAAAGAAAGATTTTCACACTTCTCTTTCTCCTCTAGCATGTGGGCGTGAAATGGACGGAACAAAGAAAACTTCTTTCCTTCCCCCTTTGACATTGGTGCTGTCAGGTAGGGTGAATGCAGGAAGGAGAAGCAGAGACACTTCCATGCTGCGCGCCTTTGCCCAAACCCGCACTCATTGTTCTGGACAGCCCCAGGTGAAAACTTTGCAAAATTTGATTTTCACCCAAAATGA
This DNA window, taken from Mobula hypostoma chromosome 21, sMobHyp1.1, whole genome shotgun sequence, encodes the following:
- the LOC134359622 gene encoding uncharacterized protein LOC134359622 isoform X3; its protein translation is MFRFLRTAIQTRNINSLLSVFCVWNLLYSTCETSDPCVQAEHNKYFCTLIPHDLVNKSAVDGYSITCHDPPNLQGSPVWNVSDFGCKISAYTTWPSQHVASENLFPKLLWLLGLLFILLLLVIPLLKRKQEKKQTVPERQTDNKQENGLQMEDPTGKSNFEMQAVNSLTGVEVNKIHKSSQIAGVQLANEIPPKDLPELPWRDQEISDIRAATSQLFTENSERIKNERGTSKQEKATCDDDSSLENQTAGVLDYGTVSGSKSLSMSPFQNQGGPDLTQREKKGNGKPVGMIIPLSKMTTGNTVNPDENLALTTSVVSGKQAVVTSSLKGDKLIKGDAGEIYDSRRLMNSVKQHGKGSEMPEKNESQGNIAQIETRVLGGRSKESSLRNDENILKYSSGVGSPTSLRRGGISTTESVRRGQLSCEVVILPGSVCAPATPDNETVADAGSSTKDNPWGSDYGYANLLHEIVENQGRRTRERWKQSHRFKMAHQV
- the LOC134359622 gene encoding uncharacterized protein LOC134359622 isoform X1, with product MFRFLRTAIQTRNINSLLSVFCVWNLLYSTCETSDPCVQAEHNKYFCTLIPHASWYPSNIKLLLFKVESGIGSINYTTFNSSRLTSVSNLTITDSGVTSIAQGAFSSFRRLVVLILNNNKLSTISASWFASPASLVKLSLFRNRIHTIDVTSLSNLSNLVELNLSQNAISDIADQGFRSNLKLSILDLSTNNLTFLRTETFAGLHLKKLGLQDNPWICSCELADFANFLGDLVNKSAVDGYSITCHDPPNLQGSPVWNVSDFGCKISAYTTWPSQHVASENLFPKLLWLLGLLFILLLLVIPLLKRKQEKKQTVPERQTDNKQENGLQMEDPTGKSNFEMQAVNSLTGVEVNKIHKSSQIAGVQLANEIPPKDLPELPWRDQEISDIRAATSQLFTENSERIKNERGTSKQEKATCDDDSSLENQTAGVLDYGTVSGSKSLSMSPFQNQGGPDLTQREKKGNGKPVGMIIPLSKMTTGNTVNPDENLALTTSVVSGKQAVVTSSLKGDKLIKGDAGEIYDSRRLMNSVKQHGKGSEMPEKNESQGNIAQIETRVLGGRSKESSLRNDENILKYSSGVGSPTSLRRGGISTTESVRRGQLSCEVVILPGSVCAPATPDNETVADAGSSTKDNPWGSDYGYANLLHEIVENQGRRTRERWKQSHRFKMAHQV
- the LOC134359622 gene encoding uncharacterized protein LOC134359622 isoform X2; the encoded protein is MFRFLRTAIQTRNINSLLSVFCVWNLLYSTCETSDPCVQAEHNKYFCTLIPHGLHLKKLGLQDNPWICSCELADFANFLGDLVNKSAVDGYSITCHDPPNLQGSPVWNVSDFGCKISAYTTWPSQHVASENLFPKLLWLLGLLFILLLLVIPLLKRKQEKKQTVPERQTDNKQENGLQMEDPTGKSNFEMQAVNSLTGVEVNKIHKSSQIAGVQLANEIPPKDLPELPWRDQEISDIRAATSQLFTENSERIKNERGTSKQEKATCDDDSSLENQTAGVLDYGTVSGSKSLSMSPFQNQGGPDLTQREKKGNGKPVGMIIPLSKMTTGNTVNPDENLALTTSVVSGKQAVVTSSLKGDKLIKGDAGEIYDSRRLMNSVKQHGKGSEMPEKNESQGNIAQIETRVLGGRSKESSLRNDENILKYSSGVGSPTSLRRGGISTTESVRRGQLSCEVVILPGSVCAPATPDNETVADAGSSTKDNPWGSDYGYANLLHEIVENQGRRTRERWKQSHRFKMAHQV